A genomic segment from Dietzia psychralcaliphila encodes:
- a CDS encoding SURF1 family protein, with the protein MRSLRRFLSPGWLIGLLAVALFAWACFALLAPWQLGKSEDLDTRNTRLAESIEAAPAPFGQVVDGPEAFVDREWRLVTLDGQWRPDAEALLRLRAVDGEPVYQVLTVFDPVDGQEILVNRGYVPVGENNTVPDYVAAPAGPVEITARIRAAENGQAEPVLVDGLPAVRVLDPSVLGDTLDHPLVPAGYLQLTGDQPGSLSPVPIPGIENGPYLSYGLQWLAFGVLAPLALAYFAWAEIRARRRDSEGDDDVAAPVDTGGVDTDGVNAGGVDPDDAAFDARKRALRARYGQRDDAELRRAHRRADRLRT; encoded by the coding sequence ATGCGGAGTCTGCGGCGCTTTCTGAGTCCCGGGTGGCTGATCGGCCTGCTCGCCGTGGCGCTGTTCGCCTGGGCGTGCTTCGCGTTGCTGGCCCCGTGGCAGCTCGGCAAGAGCGAGGACCTCGACACCCGCAACACCCGCCTGGCCGAATCGATCGAGGCCGCACCGGCCCCGTTCGGGCAGGTGGTGGACGGCCCCGAGGCGTTTGTCGACCGCGAATGGCGGTTGGTGACCCTGGACGGTCAGTGGCGACCCGACGCGGAGGCGCTGTTGCGACTCCGCGCGGTCGACGGCGAACCGGTCTACCAGGTGTTGACGGTGTTCGACCCGGTCGACGGGCAGGAGATCCTGGTCAACCGCGGTTACGTACCCGTCGGCGAGAACAACACGGTCCCCGACTACGTCGCAGCGCCGGCGGGCCCGGTCGAGATCACCGCGCGGATCCGGGCCGCCGAGAACGGTCAGGCCGAGCCCGTCCTGGTGGACGGGCTGCCGGCCGTGCGGGTCCTCGACCCCTCGGTCCTGGGCGACACCCTCGACCACCCGCTGGTGCCCGCGGGCTACCTCCAACTGACCGGTGACCAGCCGGGTTCGCTCTCCCCTGTGCCGATTCCCGGGATAGAGAACGGCCCGTACCTCTCCTACGGTCTGCAGTGGCTCGCCTTCGGTGTCCTCGCGCCGCTCGCCCTGGCCTATTTCGCCTGGGCCGAGATCCGGGCCCGACGCCGGGACTCCGAGGGGGACGACGACGTGGCCGCACCCGTCGACACGGGCGGTGTCGACACGGACGGCGTCAACGCGGGCGGCGTCGACCCCGACGACGCCGCATTCGACGCCCGCAAACGCGCCCTCCGGGCCCGCTACGGGCAGCGGGACGACGCCGAGCTACGGCGGGCTCACCGGCGCGCGGACCGTCTACGGACCTGA
- the cobC gene encoding Rv2231c family pyridoxal phosphate-dependent protein CobC → MTPAPGPAPGPAPEHLPEGPSWDALRHHGDAELVPGGVDFAVNVRGDGPPAWLRERLASRLGDLGGYPTVDDDEAAVAAVAARHGVGPDGVLLLGGAAEGFHLIADHAARRGLHAAVVHPSFTEPEVELRRAGVGVDRVILPPPYRLDPALVPDEADLVVVGNPTNPTSVLHPRDTVAALCRPGRVTVVDEAFCDVVSDEAGHTLAGAGLPGLVVLRSLTKTWALAGLRVGYAVGDPAVLADLATDRPHWPLGTLQLEAVRACLAPAADRELETVRAQVVAEREAMVAALETAGIPVVVPPEAPFVLVRTPAGMDPVAFRAGLARRGIATRRGDTFPGLDATYLRLAVRDGRMVAELVRAWRAQREGDRR, encoded by the coding sequence ATGACACCCGCGCCCGGACCCGCGCCCGGGCCCGCGCCCGAGCATCTGCCCGAGGGGCCGTCGTGGGACGCGCTGCGTCACCACGGTGATGCCGAGCTGGTGCCGGGCGGGGTGGACTTCGCCGTCAACGTGCGCGGTGACGGACCGCCCGCGTGGTTGCGGGAGCGGTTGGCGTCCCGCCTCGGAGACCTGGGTGGATACCCCACCGTCGACGACGACGAGGCGGCCGTGGCCGCGGTCGCCGCCCGCCACGGGGTGGGTCCCGACGGCGTCCTGCTGCTGGGCGGTGCCGCGGAGGGGTTCCACCTGATCGCCGACCACGCTGCCCGGCGTGGCCTGCACGCGGCCGTGGTGCACCCGTCCTTCACCGAACCGGAGGTCGAGCTGAGGCGGGCCGGAGTCGGGGTCGACCGCGTGATCCTGCCCCCTCCGTACCGACTCGATCCCGCGCTCGTGCCCGATGAGGCCGACCTCGTCGTCGTCGGCAACCCCACCAACCCCACCTCGGTACTCCATCCCAGGGACACCGTCGCGGCGTTGTGCCGCCCCGGCCGGGTGACGGTGGTGGACGAGGCGTTCTGCGACGTGGTCTCAGACGAGGCGGGGCACACCCTCGCCGGCGCCGGACTGCCCGGCCTGGTGGTGTTGCGGTCGTTGACCAAGACGTGGGCGCTCGCCGGGCTCCGGGTGGGGTACGCGGTGGGCGATCCGGCGGTGCTCGCCGACCTCGCCACGGACCGCCCGCACTGGCCGCTGGGCACCCTGCAACTTGAGGCCGTCCGGGCCTGCCTGGCTCCCGCGGCGGACAGGGAACTGGAGACGGTGCGCGCGCAGGTGGTGGCCGAACGCGAGGCGATGGTGGCCGCTCTCGAGACCGCCGGGATCCCGGTCGTGGTGCCCCCCGAGGCGCCGTTCGTCCTGGTGCGAACCCCCGCCGGGATGGATCCCGTCGCGTTCCGTGCGGGCCTGGCGCGCAGGGGGATCGCGACCCGCCGCGGGGATACGTTCCCCGGCCTCGACGCCACCTACCTGCGTCTGGCCGTGCGTGACGGCAGGATGGTGGCCGAACTCGTCCGCGCGTGGCGGGCGCAACGGGAAGGGGATCGACGATGA
- a CDS encoding Nif3-like dinuclear metal center hexameric protein codes for MTTGGTTLADVIDLLERAYPPRLAESWDRVGLVAGDPTAQVGSVVVAVDATDAVVDHALALGAELLLVHHPPLLRGVHSVAADTPKGRLLHRLIAGGCALYAAHTNADSARPGVNDALAETLGLTPGRPLAPTGDGTVDRWVVTVPDDDVEDLLHAVFAAGAGRMSGYTECSFSVPGTGRFRPGDGTDPAIGVVGEPEQVSETRVEFVAPPELRSAIRRAVTAAHPYEVPAMDVLVNHAGPGPGPEDTGLGRICDLPEPMSLAEFTELVGARLPQTRWGVRAAGDPGTEIRRVALCGGSGDSLLGAARAAGADVYLTGDLRHHVVDEHLREGGPVLVDAAHWALEFPWCAQAAALLEEGVGVTATVCDLRTDPWTVASGGAGDGR; via the coding sequence ATGACCACCGGTGGGACCACCCTGGCCGACGTGATCGACCTCCTGGAGCGCGCCTACCCGCCGCGGCTGGCCGAGTCGTGGGACCGCGTCGGCCTCGTGGCAGGTGACCCCACCGCTCAGGTCGGGTCGGTCGTGGTGGCCGTCGACGCCACCGACGCGGTGGTCGATCACGCGCTCGCCCTGGGTGCTGAACTGCTCCTGGTCCACCACCCGCCGCTGTTGCGGGGGGTGCACTCGGTCGCCGCCGACACCCCCAAGGGGAGGCTCCTGCACAGGCTCATCGCGGGCGGGTGTGCGCTGTACGCCGCGCACACCAACGCCGATTCGGCGCGGCCCGGGGTCAACGACGCCCTCGCCGAGACGCTCGGCCTGACTCCGGGGCGGCCGCTGGCGCCGACCGGCGACGGCACCGTCGACCGGTGGGTGGTGACGGTGCCCGACGACGACGTCGAGGACCTCCTGCACGCGGTGTTCGCCGCCGGCGCGGGCCGGATGAGCGGGTACACCGAATGCTCCTTCTCGGTCCCGGGCACCGGCCGCTTCCGCCCCGGCGACGGAACGGACCCGGCGATAGGCGTGGTCGGCGAGCCCGAGCAGGTCTCCGAGACGCGGGTGGAGTTCGTGGCGCCACCCGAACTCAGATCCGCGATCCGCCGAGCGGTCACGGCCGCACACCCGTACGAGGTCCCCGCCATGGACGTGCTGGTCAACCACGCCGGTCCAGGCCCGGGCCCGGAGGACACCGGTCTCGGCCGTATCTGTGACCTGCCCGAACCGATGTCGCTCGCGGAGTTCACCGAGCTCGTCGGAGCGCGACTCCCGCAGACGCGGTGGGGGGTCCGCGCCGCCGGGGACCCGGGCACGGAGATCAGGCGCGTCGCGCTGTGCGGAGGTTCCGGCGACTCCCTGCTGGGGGCGGCGCGCGCGGCGGGGGCGGACGTGTACCTCACCGGGGACCTGCGTCACCACGTCGTGGACGAACACCTCCGCGAAGGCGGGCCGGTGCTGGTGGACGCGGCGCACTGGGCTCTGGAGTTCCCGTGGTGTGCGCAGGCCGCGGCGCTGCTGGAGGAGGGGGTCGGGGTGACGGCGACCGTGTGCGACCTGCGCACCGACCCGTGGACGGTGGCGTCCGGGGGAGCGGGCGACGGGCGGTAG
- a CDS encoding cobalamin biosynthesis protein — protein MNSYRLRALGTALGFAADAVLADPARWHPVAGFGVCASALEQVLHPDAGPPGDTVPHSATRTRLRGAAFTMVLVGGAAATAGAAEILTARRPALRVAVTAVTVWSCLGGTSLLRVAERHAVLLERGDVPASRELLPWLCGRDPSALDAGDLARAVVESVAENTSDAAVATLFWAAVAGPAGAAAHRAANTLDAMVGHRSSRYVDFGWASARLDDVLGWPAARLAAVLTAVLAPAVGGQPRDALSTWRRDARAHPSPNAGVIEAACAGALGIQLGGRTPYPYGVEMRPRLGRGLAPRPDDVRRAIRLMRSTQFATAAGAVAAQALVGTAAARVSRRGQVRRRSARR, from the coding sequence ATGAACAGTTATCGGCTCCGAGCACTCGGTACGGCGTTGGGCTTCGCCGCGGATGCCGTGCTCGCTGACCCCGCCCGATGGCATCCCGTGGCGGGTTTCGGGGTCTGCGCGTCGGCGCTGGAGCAGGTGCTGCACCCGGACGCCGGGCCGCCCGGCGACACCGTGCCCCACAGCGCCACCAGGACCCGCCTCCGGGGCGCCGCCTTCACGATGGTGCTAGTCGGCGGAGCGGCGGCGACCGCGGGGGCCGCGGAGATTCTCACCGCCCGGAGGCCCGCCCTGCGGGTGGCCGTCACCGCGGTGACGGTGTGGTCCTGCCTCGGCGGCACGTCACTGCTCCGGGTCGCGGAACGGCATGCGGTGCTGTTGGAGCGGGGGGACGTGCCCGCGAGCCGCGAGCTCCTGCCGTGGTTGTGTGGCCGGGATCCGAGTGCGCTCGACGCCGGGGATCTGGCCCGCGCCGTGGTCGAGTCCGTCGCCGAGAACACCTCCGATGCGGCCGTGGCCACCCTGTTCTGGGCGGCGGTGGCCGGGCCCGCCGGAGCGGCGGCACACCGGGCCGCCAACACCCTCGACGCGATGGTCGGTCACCGCTCGAGTCGATACGTGGACTTCGGGTGGGCCTCGGCGCGACTCGACGACGTCCTGGGATGGCCCGCCGCGCGACTGGCGGCCGTTCTCACCGCCGTACTCGCTCCGGCGGTCGGAGGTCAGCCGAGGGATGCACTGAGCACCTGGCGGCGGGACGCCCGGGCGCACCCGAGCCCCAATGCGGGGGTGATAGAAGCGGCGTGCGCGGGAGCTCTCGGGATCCAGCTGGGCGGGAGGACCCCGTATCCGTACGGAGTGGAGATGCGTCCGCGTCTGGGCCGGGGGCTCGCGCCGCGGCCGGACGATGTCCGCAGGGCGATCCGGCTCATGCGGTCAACCCAGTTCGCCACCGCCGCCGGTGCGGTCGCGGCACAGGCACTCGTCGGGACGGCTGCAGCTCGCGTGTCCCGGCGAGGTCAGGTCCGTAGACGGTCCGCGCGCCGGTGA
- a CDS encoding RCC1 domain-containing protein, translating to MTKRRRAVGSAVALSLALTGATACSAADRAVMTAPQCPDSSASPTAAPRVAGQAVLLGGVVRSSLPPGPIRGWEQVVSVADAGPALAAVHPDGTVSVVGEDHRGLLAGTSAGPAAALPQKVPGVRDATSVAAVGGAFLTTHSDGSVTAWGDSFIASGGVRGAERDQPTPSPVPDVENVIEVADGQLNVLALRSDGRLQGWGINLTQVIGEPDGTRVRTIRDVPGAVSVANPGGAAVIATSTGEVCAWGNNVHGLLGVEPRGGQSPRAVLVEGLTDIVQVAGGHDFALARDTGGRVWAWGRTVSGVLGDGETEDSSTASPQQVVDVPPMDWIGASEAASYGIDRTGNLWAWGGGHRVAPYAGEDRRPYRVPLPGPAQAVSGGVVLLGPAR from the coding sequence ATGACGAAACGCCGTCGGGCTGTCGGCTCGGCCGTCGCGCTCTCGCTGGCACTGACCGGCGCGACCGCGTGCAGCGCCGCCGACCGCGCCGTGATGACCGCCCCCCAGTGCCCTGACTCCTCAGCGTCGCCCACCGCTGCACCGCGGGTAGCGGGGCAGGCGGTGCTCCTCGGCGGCGTGGTCCGCAGTTCGCTCCCACCGGGCCCGATCCGGGGATGGGAGCAGGTCGTCTCCGTGGCGGATGCGGGTCCCGCGCTCGCCGCGGTCCACCCGGACGGCACCGTCTCGGTGGTCGGAGAGGATCACCGGGGACTCCTTGCCGGCACGTCCGCCGGACCCGCGGCTGCACTGCCACAGAAGGTGCCCGGCGTCCGGGATGCCACCTCCGTGGCGGCGGTCGGCGGAGCATTCCTGACCACCCACTCCGACGGATCCGTCACCGCATGGGGCGATTCGTTCATCGCGAGCGGGGGCGTCCGCGGGGCCGAGCGCGACCAGCCCACCCCGAGCCCCGTCCCCGACGTCGAGAACGTGATCGAGGTGGCCGACGGTCAGCTCAACGTTCTGGCGCTGCGCTCCGACGGCCGACTCCAGGGGTGGGGGATCAACCTCACCCAGGTCATCGGTGAGCCGGACGGAACGCGGGTCCGCACGATCCGGGACGTGCCCGGCGCCGTCAGCGTGGCCAACCCGGGTGGGGCCGCCGTCATCGCCACCAGCACCGGAGAGGTGTGCGCGTGGGGTAACAACGTCCACGGACTCCTGGGGGTCGAACCGCGGGGCGGCCAGAGCCCGCGGGCAGTCCTGGTCGAGGGGCTGACCGATATCGTCCAGGTGGCCGGCGGGCACGACTTCGCGCTCGCCCGGGACACCGGGGGACGTGTCTGGGCCTGGGGCCGCACCGTCTCCGGGGTGCTCGGCGACGGAGAGACCGAGGACAGCTCGACCGCCTCGCCGCAGCAGGTGGTCGATGTGCCCCCGATGGACTGGATCGGCGCCTCCGAGGCCGCGTCCTACGGGATCGACCGGACGGGAAACCTGTGGGCCTGGGGCGGCGGTCACCGGGTTGCCCCGTACGCCGGCGAGGACCGGCGTCCCTACCGTGTCCCGCTGCCGGGTCCCGCGCAGGCGGTGTCCGGCGGGGTCGTGCTCCTCGGACCGGCTCGCTGA
- a CDS encoding SPOR domain-containing protein translates to MTEEQWYYDIATGQALQGKVTNWDNRMGPYATRGEAEAALARVKSRNEAWDAEDEKD, encoded by the coding sequence GTGACGGAAGAGCAGTGGTACTACGACATCGCCACAGGTCAGGCGCTACAGGGCAAGGTGACCAACTGGGACAACCGCATGGGTCCCTATGCCACCCGCGGCGAGGCCGAGGCCGCGCTGGCCAGGGTCAAGTCCCGCAACGAGGCGTGGGACGCGGAGGACGAGAAGGACTGA
- a CDS encoding HAD hydrolase-like protein, which yields MPDRPILLVDLDGTITDSLDGIARSLHHALDAVGARWDDSRDIRSIAGPPMPDTLASLGLGGTDLERAMSAYRERYSDVGWLENAVYEGMDGLLARLAGHGYRMAVATSKDQQAAQRILEHFRLDDPFEFIGGADLRVGRAAKADVIAHSLAALGVDPVPATAGGTDQVLMIGDREHDVEGAARYGIPTAIVRWGYGSPGEWDGARWSPSDTAELERIVHEW from the coding sequence ATGCCCGACCGCCCGATCCTCCTCGTCGATCTCGACGGCACCATCACCGACTCGTTGGACGGCATCGCCAGGTCGCTCCACCACGCGCTGGACGCCGTCGGCGCCCGCTGGGACGACTCACGTGACATCCGCTCCATCGCCGGCCCTCCCATGCCGGACACCCTCGCGTCGCTGGGGCTCGGGGGCACCGACCTGGAGCGGGCGATGAGTGCGTACCGCGAGCGCTACAGCGACGTGGGCTGGCTCGAGAACGCCGTCTACGAGGGAATGGACGGACTGCTGGCGCGGCTGGCCGGTCACGGCTACCGGATGGCGGTGGCGACGAGCAAGGACCAGCAGGCCGCGCAGCGGATCCTGGAGCACTTCCGGCTCGACGACCCGTTCGAGTTCATCGGCGGCGCGGACCTGCGGGTCGGGCGGGCGGCCAAGGCCGACGTGATCGCGCACTCGCTCGCCGCGCTCGGGGTGGACCCGGTGCCGGCGACCGCGGGGGGCACCGACCAGGTGCTCATGATCGGCGACCGCGAGCACGACGTGGAGGGTGCCGCCCGCTACGGGATCCCCACGGCGATCGTGCGCTGGGGATACGGCAGCCCTGGAGAGTGGGACGGCGCCCGCTGGTCCCCGTCGGACACGGCCGAGCTGGAGCGGATCGTCCATGAGTGGTGA
- a CDS encoding CYTH and CHAD domain-containing protein, translating to MTISETVEVESKFEVGPDTPIPTAEAFAPLLADEPVVHELSATYYDTADLSLTRHKVTLRRRTGGDDAGWHLKLPSEAGRVELQVPLDHGDDVPAEFVAAVAGLVRRRPLAPVARVDNQRHVLILREPDGTAVVEFCDDHVSTDSFATAGAGGDWREWEAELVDPSRPGARDHLAAVATACTDAGATTSSSSSKLARTLGPLPDVTDKGISPVKDALREDLHRVLDHDPAARRVTMVGVHQMRVAVRGLRSTISSFAKELEAETEHTDIDLAGVLEELKVLAAVLGKVRDIQVVDERLGALAAGYPEDVVDHATRRRLHAELEVEERRAAARVTAALGSDRYLDLIDRLHLLVELAGTDTAAGDPSDDAAPAPAPAKKRRKREAEDMILRGVDRQFAKFTKARTRTERDLEALELTLAQREELTHVVRKRAKALRRNVGALRESEGLSVAPLRTACQRLHTVLGDVQDSVTARMWIRRIAKRAESAGESTFGFGVLFEHERGFSERALAGFENDAATVTAAYRELSESRRSARRRGKKEGRGKNQGGKKAGSKR from the coding sequence ATGACGATCAGCGAGACCGTGGAGGTCGAGAGCAAGTTCGAGGTCGGCCCCGACACCCCGATCCCCACCGCGGAGGCTTTCGCCCCATTGCTGGCGGACGAACCGGTGGTTCACGAACTCTCCGCGACCTACTACGACACCGCCGATCTCTCGCTCACCCGCCACAAGGTCACGCTCAGGCGGCGCACCGGCGGTGATGACGCCGGCTGGCACCTCAAACTGCCGTCCGAAGCCGGTCGGGTAGAACTTCAGGTCCCGCTCGACCACGGCGACGACGTCCCGGCCGAGTTCGTGGCGGCGGTGGCCGGGCTGGTCCGCCGTCGGCCGCTCGCGCCCGTGGCCCGCGTGGACAACCAGAGGCATGTGCTGATCCTGCGCGAGCCGGACGGAACGGCCGTGGTGGAGTTCTGCGACGACCACGTCTCCACCGACTCGTTCGCGACCGCGGGAGCCGGCGGCGACTGGCGGGAGTGGGAGGCGGAACTCGTCGATCCGTCGCGGCCCGGTGCGCGGGACCATCTCGCCGCCGTCGCCACCGCGTGCACCGACGCCGGAGCCACGACCTCGTCGTCGTCGTCCAAACTCGCCCGCACCCTCGGCCCCCTCCCAGACGTGACCGACAAGGGCATCTCTCCCGTCAAGGACGCCCTGCGTGAGGACCTCCACCGGGTGCTCGACCACGACCCGGCCGCCCGACGCGTCACGATGGTGGGTGTCCACCAGATGCGGGTGGCGGTCCGTGGGCTTCGCAGCACCATCAGTTCCTTCGCCAAGGAGCTCGAGGCGGAGACCGAGCACACGGACATCGACCTGGCCGGGGTGCTCGAGGAGCTCAAGGTCCTGGCCGCGGTCCTGGGCAAAGTTCGGGACATCCAGGTCGTCGACGAGCGACTCGGGGCACTGGCCGCCGGCTACCCCGAGGACGTCGTGGACCACGCGACCCGACGGCGACTGCATGCCGAACTCGAGGTGGAGGAGCGGCGGGCCGCCGCCCGCGTCACCGCGGCGCTGGGCTCCGACCGCTACCTCGACCTGATCGACCGGCTCCACCTCCTGGTGGAGCTCGCCGGCACCGACACCGCCGCCGGCGACCCCTCCGACGATGCCGCGCCGGCACCGGCACCGGCCAAGAAGAGGCGGAAGCGCGAGGCCGAGGACATGATCCTGCGGGGTGTGGATCGGCAGTTCGCCAAGTTCACCAAGGCCCGCACCCGCACGGAACGTGACCTCGAGGCACTCGAGCTGACCCTGGCCCAACGCGAGGAGTTGACGCACGTCGTCCGCAAGCGCGCCAAGGCCCTGCGACGCAACGTCGGCGCCCTCCGGGAGTCGGAGGGCCTGTCCGTCGCGCCGCTGCGCACGGCGTGTCAACGACTGCACACCGTTCTCGGCGACGTCCAGGACAGCGTGACCGCCCGGATGTGGATCCGGCGGATCGCCAAGCGCGCGGAGTCTGCCGGCGAGTCGACGTTCGGGTTCGGGGTGCTCTTCGAGCACGAACGAGGGTTCTCCGAGCGCGCCCTGGCCGGGTTCGAGAACGACGCGGCCACCGTCACCGCGGCCTACCGCGAACTGTCCGAATCCCGTCGATCCGCCCGGCGGCGGGGCAAGAAGGAGGGTCGCGGGAAGAACCAGGGTGGGAAGAAGGCAGGGTCGAAACGGTGA
- a CDS encoding low molecular weight protein-tyrosine-phosphatase, with translation MSGDPVVHVVFVCTGNICRSPMAEVMARHAFSGAGFGDRVTVSSVGTGGWHVGDGMDPRAAAELEAHGYDSAHVAAQLSTADHTADLVVPLDRGHREHLLGAGVEEDRVRLLRGFDPAADGEDVADPYYGDHDGFTRTRRQIADALPGLVAEVRALLT, from the coding sequence ATGAGTGGTGACCCGGTCGTGCACGTGGTCTTTGTCTGTACGGGCAACATCTGCCGCTCCCCCATGGCCGAGGTCATGGCCCGACACGCCTTCTCCGGGGCCGGGTTCGGGGACAGGGTCACCGTCTCGAGCGTGGGCACCGGCGGCTGGCACGTGGGGGACGGCATGGACCCGCGGGCCGCGGCGGAGCTCGAGGCCCACGGGTACGACAGCGCACACGTGGCGGCGCAACTGTCCACCGCCGATCACACCGCCGACCTCGTCGTGCCTCTCGACCGCGGGCACCGTGAACACCTCCTCGGCGCCGGCGTCGAGGAGGACCGCGTCCGACTCCTCCGGGGGTTCGACCCCGCGGCGGACGGCGAGGACGTGGCCGACCCCTACTACGGCGACCACGATGGCTTCACCCGGACCCGTCGCCAGATCGCCGACGCGCTCCCCGGGCTGGTGGCCGAGGTCCGTGCCCTCCTGACTTAG
- a CDS encoding DUF3052 domain-containing protein — translation MVAAANQQDGSDQIAGQLELTKDMLVQEVGWDSDCDEAISEAVEDAVGSELLEEDTDEIVDAVLLWWRAGDGDLVDRLMDVVTPLAEEGSVWVLTPKTGNDGHVEPSVIAESAQTAGMLQTRTAALGDWAGSRLALRKNSIPRK, via the coding sequence GTGGTCGCCGCGGCGAACCAGCAGGACGGGTCGGATCAGATTGCTGGTCAGCTCGAACTGACGAAGGACATGCTCGTTCAGGAGGTCGGATGGGATTCCGACTGTGACGAGGCGATCAGTGAGGCCGTCGAGGATGCCGTCGGGTCGGAGCTGCTGGAGGAGGACACCGACGAGATCGTTGACGCGGTCCTGCTCTGGTGGCGTGCCGGCGACGGCGACCTGGTGGACAGGCTCATGGACGTCGTGACCCCGTTGGCGGAAGAGGGTTCCGTGTGGGTCCTCACCCCCAAGACGGGGAACGACGGTCATGTGGAGCCCTCGGTCATCGCGGAGTCGGCACAGACGGCCGGGATGCTCCAGACCCGTACCGCGGCTCTGGGGGACTGGGCGGGGAGCCGCCTGGCGCTGCGCAAGAACAGCATTCCGCGTAAGTGA
- a CDS encoding zinc ribbon domain-containing protein encodes MKADPTVQRRLIDIAELDLRLGSLAHRRRSLPEQAVLDKLEAERRSAVESAARARIHVEDLDRAIVKLRSDLEAVRRRRATDADLLAAGGLSDRQATELEYELGSLHRREENLAAELSELTERHEAVEADVRHSGAIITDLDARLGMAVTVRDTALAELEDSVTATTAERARQAEDLPTELLDLYSRSAEEAGVGAAILNGGRCSACAMDLDRTTVSAFRTAPADDVLNCPECGVIVVRTDNS; translated from the coding sequence ATGAAGGCCGATCCCACCGTCCAGCGTCGACTCATCGACATCGCCGAGCTCGACCTGCGCCTGGGCTCCCTCGCGCACCGGCGCAGATCCCTCCCGGAGCAGGCGGTGCTGGACAAGCTCGAGGCCGAGCGGCGGTCGGCCGTGGAATCCGCGGCGCGGGCCCGGATCCACGTGGAGGACCTGGACCGCGCGATCGTCAAGTTGCGCTCGGATCTCGAGGCCGTGCGCAGGCGTCGCGCCACCGACGCCGACCTGTTGGCTGCCGGAGGGTTGTCCGACAGGCAGGCCACCGAGCTCGAGTACGAGCTCGGGTCGCTCCACCGCCGCGAGGAGAACCTGGCGGCAGAGCTCTCCGAGCTGACCGAGCGCCACGAGGCCGTCGAAGCCGACGTCCGCCACTCCGGTGCGATCATCACCGACCTGGACGCGCGGCTGGGGATGGCCGTGACCGTCCGCGACACCGCACTCGCCGAGCTCGAGGACAGCGTCACCGCCACGACCGCCGAGCGGGCCCGCCAGGCGGAGGACCTCCCCACCGAGCTGCTCGACCTCTACTCCCGTAGCGCGGAGGAGGCGGGAGTGGGAGCGGCGATCCTCAACGGCGGCCGGTGCTCCGCGTGTGCGATGGATCTCGACCGGACCACCGTGTCCGCGTTCCGCACCGCTCCCGCGGACGACGTCCTGAACTGCCCGGAGTGCGGCGTGATCGTGGTCCGGACGGACAACTCATGA